The nucleotide sequence tTATGTAGGCAGAAGTAAATAAAAATCTACTTAGATGTGCAGACAACCTCCAGGTAAACCTGGATGTGTAGAAAGATGGGGTGTTTGTTCTTGTTGTTTTAGTCTAATCATTCACACAAGTGTCGTGAGGAAGAACAATGTTCTATTACTATACTCAGACTATCCTTGTCTGAAGTTCATGTTAGGATAGTAACACCGTAGCATTCTCAACGGTATGGAAACATATATTCTCTTACGAGGATGTTTTGGGAATGATGTGGTCAATATAAGacaccacacactctacactcTCATTATATAAGCTTTAAAAAAGGCACTGAAAATGAACTGTAATTAAACTTTTGGGTAGAAAAGAAATTAAGCGAAATAAAGTGAGAAATGAGAGGTGATGAGTGAAAGATGGGCGTCAGCAAGCGCAGTTGTACTGGTGCTGCACCGCCTCTCAtacccagcagcagcagtaactctCAACCCATTTACATACAGTCTCACTGTACTCTGAGAGGGACAATGTTTGCCATAGCTGTGCTGCTGTGTTCATTGGTCTTCTTTCCGGACAATGGAGGAGCCAGACTGTCTGTGATCACTGAAACAGAGTCTCAAATTATATTTAAAAATGAGTTGAACAAAATAGCTCATGATTTCCAAGCAAAATTGAGAGGGGAAATCACCCGCCTTCAGTCGGATATGTATTCCGAGTTTCTAAGATTTGTTGAGGAAGTTGATGTGTTGCACGATACTTTGTCTGAAGCTCTGAGGGTGAAGTTATCGGATCAAGTATCCGATGTGTTAGAGAAGTTTACTAAAGTGATGACTTACTCCACACTAAGAGTTCAAGACCTCAGTGATCAACTGCAGTCAGTAATGGTGTCACTGGGATCCTGGACAGATGATTTCGAGTCTGCTGTTTTATTTAACCATGATGATTATGTAAGAGCCACGATGCACCACAGGGAACCTTCCAGTAACCAGAGGAGAAGACGTCATGCCTTAGACTGGCTTCCAGAGGACTCCCAACAAAAGCACTTTAAAACCACCAACAAAACTGAACTGTTCACGCAGCTTCAACAAGATGAACTGGAAGCTTTCTTTGAATACAGTGATGATTTAGAAAGTAATGTTGAATATGAGAAGTCTCCGTTTGTTCTTAGAGAATACTCTCCCGTTCTGGGTAGTCAAGTAgctcaacacctgcctcaccataCTAGTAATGAGGCTTCCAGAATATTACCTATGGACTGCCTCGACCTTCTGACTGCTGGATATCAACATGATGGTGTCTACAAAATCTACCCAGCAGGTGAGACATGGATGTGTTCCAGACTTCctgaatatatattaatatatttagttgtCTTTAACAGTTCTTCTGGGTAGGTTGgctaggattatatatatatatatatatatatatatatatatatatatatatatatatatatatatatatatatatattattgtacccacggaacaagtggtattgatcaataacagcactgcactagccaaggagtcgaacccatgctgtattggcccgcctcatggttagagaaaacgcatgacgctttagaccactaggcCAAACAAggattttttagtgccaggaagaaaaaaaaaactggcaggaaatggcagaaatcgtacaccaaatccagtcatttctggagtggaatcacagtcgat is from Cherax quadricarinatus isolate ZL_2023a chromosome 14, ASM3850222v1, whole genome shotgun sequence and encodes:
- the LOC128698557 gene encoding LOW QUALITY PROTEIN: angiopoietin-4 (The sequence of the model RefSeq protein was modified relative to this genomic sequence to represent the inferred CDS: deleted 1 base in 1 codon), translated to MGVSKRSCTGAAPPLIPSSSSNSQPIYIQSHCTLRGTMFAIAVLLCSLVFFPDNGGARLSVITETESQIIFKNELNKIAHDFQAKLRGEITRLQSDMYSEFLRFVEEVDVLHDTLSEALRVKLSDQVSDVLEKFTKVMTYSTLRVQDLSDQLQSVMVSLGSWTDDFESAVLFNHDDYVRATMHHREPSSNQRRRRHALDWLPEDSQQKHFKTTNKTELFTQLQQDELEAFFEYSDDLESNVEYEKSPFVLREYSPVLGSQVAQHLPHHTSNEASRILPMDCLDLLTAGYQHDGVYKIYPAGMSVGVDVWCDQGSVGGGWTVVVGRRAGHHPLINFTRPHLHYTHGFGDPTSHHWIGLEALHALTRDSHTTLRLHLLDHHLHHANATYTMFRVGGPGDLYRLQVGGFDPTSTAGDALTPHSGAIFSSPEPFSGGGCSRELSVGWWFLEYPECYVSLPTGQYHPPGEYLGEGAAWSGGPGLVLPILSTHSSS